One segment of Tetrapisispora phaffii CBS 4417 chromosome 1, complete genome DNA contains the following:
- the HER2 gene encoding glutamyl-tRNA(Gln) amidotransferase subunit HER2 (similar to Saccharomyces cerevisiae YMR293C; ancestral locus Anc_5.33), which translates to MSYKSAIEKLKLIPQSQKKYNIFCYINNDATKSLKHNSSLSHLKYKPLQNVICGIKDNIVTKDMPTTCASEILSGYVSPFDATCVKLLRDQGVTISGKTNLDEFGMGSGGVHSKIGPTLNPLYDDIPTIVGGSSSGSAAAVAANIVDFSLGTDTGGSVRLPAAYTSILGFKPSYGRISRHGVIAYAQSFDTVGILSKDIQMIKKIFNILDKHDFKDPTSLDDDNRQKLIDLKLHNSEMQSHTYRIGLPIEFINKATPNNVSELFNGFVERLLSMGHELVPLSIPSIKYSLPIYYTLVPSEAASNLSRYDGIRFGTRDKDTDIEGNTLFASTRNKFGTSVKERVILGNYNLCSDSYKNNYIKAQKMRVQLIDEFDSIFKLPNILTQNAKNLQYKTHAVDFIIGLTSAKFPEPIHKFNKNIINTNEESNDDEAALFANEFMNDIYTIPMSLSGLPTISIPTKDGAPVGVQVVGQYGDDERLLTFTESILTES; encoded by the coding sequence ATGTCATATAAATCtgcaattgaaaagttGAAACTAATTCCACAATCCCAGAAGAagtataatatattttgttacATCAATAATGATGCAACCAAATCATTAAAACATAACTCCAGCCTAAgtcatttaaaatataaaccCTTACAAAATGTAATATGTGGGATCAAAGACAATATCGTAACTAAAGATATGCCTACCACATGTGCATCTGAAATATTATCTGGATACGTGTCACCCTTCGATGCAACATGTGTGAAACTGTTGAGAGATCAAGGGGTCACTATATCTGGAAAAACGAATCTTGATGAATTTGGAATGGGATCTGGTGGAGTTCATTCTAAAATTGGACCAACTCTAAATCCCTTATATGACGATATCCCGACAATAGTAGGTGGCTCTTCATCTGGGTCTGCAGCTGCGGTGGCAGCAAACATAGTAGACTTTTCATTAGGGACAGACACAGGCGGATCAGTGAGATTACCGGCTGCATATACGTCAATATTAGGTTTCAAGCCATCATATGGTAGAATATCGAGGCACGGAGTAATTGCATATGCACAATCATTTGATACCGTAGGAATACTTTCGAAAGACATTCAAAtgatcaaaaaaatatttaatatactGGATAAACATGATTTTAAAGATCCTACCTCATtggatgatgataataGACAGAAATTAATCGACTTAAAGCTACATAACTCAGAAATGCAAAGCCATACATACAGAATTGGTTTACCTATTgaattcatcaataaaGCTACTCCGAATAATGTAAGTGAGTTATTCAATGGATTTGTAGAAAGATTATTATCAATGGGTCATGAATTAGTTCCTCTTTCAATTCCTTCtatcaaatattctttaCCAATTTATTACACATTAGTTCCTTCAGAAGCTGCATCAAACCTTTCTCGTTATGATGGTATACGATTTGGAACCAGAGATAAGGATACCGATATTGAAGGAAATACACTTTTTGCATCAACTAGAAATAAGTTTGGAACTTCTGTGAAGGAAAGAGTCATACTAGGCAACTACAATTTATGCTCCGATTCATATAAGaataattatatcaaaGCTCAAAAAATGAGGGTTCAGttaattgatgaatttgattcaatatttaagcttccaaatatattaacacAAAATGCTAAAAATTTACAGTACAAAACTCATGCAGTTGATTTTATCATAGGATTAACTTCGGCAAAGTTTCCTGAACCAATACATAAGTTCAATAAGAATATCATTAACACCAATGAGGAAAGTAATGATGATGAGGCTGCATTATTTGCTAATGAATTTATGAACGATATTTATACCATACCTATGTCATTATCGGGATTGCCGACCATATCAATACCTACCAAAGATGGAGCACCTGTAGGTGTTCAAGTAGTTGGACAATATGGTGACGATGAGCGACTTTTAACTTTCACAGAAAGCATATTAACTGAAAGTTGA
- the SLH1 gene encoding RNA helicase (similar to Saccharomyces cerevisiae SLH1 (YGR271W); ancestral locus Anc_5.31), whose translation MATAYSTTSASSYMQAMHTMMEAASNFNIDRSKIQFPEDDDICKKSKVEVRNASELITLAQDRNEWDDIFDEFDDISYDKFQEMISSSRNNIGNTIFKKLNQLIKSCSSYLDQDALLKSVLELTYQNEKGKLAQALLDLVGVENVKLISFLLENRTEIVSHNIDEVIDLTIDARFYNNFMTDQEMREQVSENIYNAQNPELSPSQKVIKYPHVYKNDNNNNASLSFSGHKFSLPLGTTRVSNETHEEVIIPASDIKKGKASLYSKLVKISDLDHYCKAVFSYESLNKVQSLVYPVAYKTNENMLICAPTGAGKTEIALLTILNTIKQHSELNQENELDIQYDDFKIIYVAPLKALAAEIVEKFNNKLSIFGIQVRELTGDMQLTKAEILNTQVIVTTPEKWDVVTRKANGDNDLVSKVKLLIIDEVHLLHEDRGSVIETLVARTLRQVESSQSMIRIVGLSATLPNFMDVADFLGVNRQVGMFYFDQSFRPKPLEQQVLGCRGKAGSKQARENIDKVSYEKLADMIQRGYQVMVFVHARKETVNSARTYIKMAQQFNESDLFAPDSLFTEKYSRELGKNRDKDMKEIFQFGFGVHHAGMARTDRNLTERMFKDGAIKVLCCTATLAWGVNLPADCVIIKGTQVYDSKKGGFADLGISDVIQIFGRAGRPGFGSAHGTGILCTSADKLDSYLSLLTEQHPIESKLGSKMVDNLNAEISLGTVTNVEEGIQWLGYTYMYVRMRKNPFTYAIDWEELANDPQLYDRRRKMIITAARRLHSLQMIVFDEVSMHFIPKDLGRISSDFYLLNESVEIFNQMCNPNATEADVLSMISMSSEFDSIKFREDESAELTRLMESSVECQVGGSLDTASGKTNVLLQAYISQSRIFDSALSSDSNYIAQNATRICRALFLIGINRRWGNFSKVMLDICKSIEKRVWAFDHPLSQFELPIPIIKQIREKSPTMNYLRDLEPQEIGELIHNRGMGGKLYRLVEIFPKISISAEIFPITSNVMRIKTNLEPDFKWDYKFHGDIQFFWVMIEESNKSQVLHFEKYILRKSQMGSVHEMDFMIPLSDPLPPQVVVKVVSDTWIGCVSTYPISFQHLIRPYNETIQTKLQRLKPLPVKALDNHLVESIYPFKYFNPMQTMTFHTLYHSNENVFVGSPTGSGKTIVAELAIWHAFKQFPGKKIVYIAPMKALVRERVDDWKKKITPVTGDKVVELTGDSIPDPRDIRDSTIVITTPEKFDGISRNWQTRKFVQNISLVIMDEIHLLASDRGPILEMIVSRMNYIASQTKNPIRLLGMSTAVSNAHDMAGWLGVKENGLFNFPSSIRPVPLNMYIDGFQDNLAYCPLMKTMNKPAFMAIKQHSPDKPALIFVSSRRQTRLTALDLIHLCGMEDNPRRFLNIEDDAELQYYISKVTDDTLKLSLQFGIGLHHAGLVEEDRDLSHHLFQQNKIQILVATSTLAWGVNLPAHLVVIKGTQYFDKKVQGYVDMDLTDILQMMGRAGRPAYDTTGTAIVYTRENKKLFYKHFLNVGFPVESSLHKVLEDHLGAEINSGTVANKQQAIEFLKYTFFFRRAYHNPTYYGILEDTSAAGIHKFMSNLIDRSLEQLELSDCVNIYNNDIEPTPFLSVASYYYISHKTVRTLLVEVDNNAKFVDVLKWLSLAEEYNELPVRGGETIMNEEMSAQLRYPAETIFTGVFAKPIHDTHVKAFLLLQAHLSRVDLPIADYIQDTVSILDQSLRILQAFVDIASELGYFNTVRTIIKVIQCIKQGYWFEDDSSTALPGCILKRLDNIQFNEQGFRIDTNDNPRNNGLNLEKIGKMGYGKLKGLAAKMDVKCLELPENSRKHANKALDIDELNERTVKKFIDVCTKLPVLTDIKFTDQTDASKLVLTAKHYSNRSNREFQVYCDKFPKMQKESWFCIGYKGNELHMIKRCHPQESRADKNNKVVEIVCDFIVPEELQGQTLYFVLINDALDIEYKLQHTLK comes from the coding sequence ATGGCAACGGCATATTCGACTACTTCTGCAAGTTCATATATGCAAGCAATGCATACTATGATGGAGGCAGCAagtaattttaatatagaCAGATCAAAAATACAATTTCCTGAGGATGATGATATATGTAAGAAATCTAAAGTTGAAGTCAGAAATGCTTCAGAACTGATTACTTTGGCTCAAGATAGAAATGAATGggatgatatttttgatgaGTTTGATGATATTAGTTACGataaatttcaagaaatgATTTCATCAAGTAGGAATAACATTGGGaatacaatatttaaaaaactAAATCAATTGATCAAAAGCTGTTCTAGTTATTTAGATCAGGATGCATTATTGAAATCAGTACTAGAACTGACATACCAAAATGAGAAAGGAAAATTGGCACAAGCATTATTAGATTTAGTGGGTGTCGAAAATGTGAAGttgatttcatttttacTGGAAAATAGAACTGAAATTGTATCTcataatattgatgaagtAATTGACTTGACCATTGACGCTAggttttataataatttcatgACAGACCAAGAAATGAGAGAGCAAGTGTCtgagaatatatataatgcaCAAAATCCTGAATTATCTCCTTCACaaaaagttattaaatACCCCcatgtatataaaaatgataataacaacaatgCATCTTTATCGTTTTCAGGACACAAGTTTTCCTTACCCTTGGGAACTACCAGGGTATCCAACGAAACTCATGAGGAAGTAATTATTCCCGCATCTGATATAAAGAAAGGCAAAGCATCATTGTACTCTAAACTAGTTAAAATCTCAGATTTAGATCATTATTGTAAAGCAGTGTTTTCTTACGAAAGCTTAAATAAGGTACAGTCATTGGTATATCCTGTTGCatataaaacaaatgaaaatatgtTAATTTGTGCACCAACTGGTGCAGGTAAAACTGAAATAGCTTTGCTGACTATTCTAAATACTATTAAACAACATTCCGAGCTTAATCAAGAAAATGAGCTAGATATTCAATAcgatgattttaaaattatttatgttGCCCCACTAAAAGCTTTAGCAGCTGAAATTGTCGAAAAGTTTAACAATAAGCTATCTATCTTTGGTATCCAAGTGAGAGAACTTACTGGTGATATGCAACTAACAAAGGcagaaatattaaacacACAGGTGATTGTTACAACACCCGAAAAGTGGGATGTTGTCACACGTAAAGCTAATGGTGACAATGATTTAGTATCAAAAGTTAAACTTCTGATTATTGATGAAGTTCATTTACTTCACGAAGATAGGGGTTCTGTCATTGAAACATTAGTGGCCCGTACTTTGAGACAAGTAGAAAGTTCTCAATCTATGATTCGTATTGTCGGTTTGTCAGCGACGTTACCTAATTTCATGGACGTAGCTGATTTCTTGGGGGTGAACCGACAAGTAGGtatgttttattttgacCAGTCTTTTCGTCCAAAACCGTTAGAACAACAAGTTCTAGGTTGTAGAGGAAAAGCGGGCAGTAAACAAGCTAGAGAGAATATAGATAAAGTTTCTTATGAAAAGTTAGCAGATATGATTCAAAGAGGATATCAAGTTATGGTTTTCGTTCATGCCAGAAAAGAGACAGTAAACAGTGCCAGAACGTATATTAAAATGGCCCAAcaatttaatgaatctgATTTGTTTGCACCTGATAGTTTATTTACAGAGAAATACTCTAGGGAATTGGGTAAAAATAGAGATAAAGATATGAAAGAGATATTTCAGTTTGGTTTTGGTGTTCATCATGCAGGCATGGCACGTACTGACCGTAATTTGACGGAGCGTATGTTTAAAGATGGTGCAATTAAGGTATTATGTTGTACAGCTACTTTAGCTTGGGGTGTTAATTTACCTGCAGATTGTGTAATAATTAAAGGTACTCAGGTTTATGACTCAAAAAAAGGTGGTTTTGCTGATTTAGGTATTTCAGATGTGATACAAATTTTTGGTCGTGCAGGTAGACCTGGTTTTGGATCAGCACATGGTACTGGTATATTATGTACATCTGCTGATAAACTGGATTCATACTTATCTCTTTTAACTGAGCAACATCCAATTGAATCTAAGTTAGGATCGAAGATGGTTGACAATTTGAATGCAGAGATATCGCTTGGTACAGTCACAAATGTAGAAGAGGGTATTCAATGGTTAGGTTATACTTATATGTACGTAAGAATGCGAAAGAACCCATTCACATACGCGATTGATTGGGAAGAGCTTGCTAATGACCCTCAATTATATGATAGAAGGagaaaaatgataataacaGCTGCAAGACGTTTACACTCCTTACAAATGATAGTATTCGATGAGGTTTCAATGCATTTTATCCCTAAGGACTTAGGAAGAATTTCATCtgatttttatttacttaATGAATCCGTCGAGATATTTAATCAAATGTGTAACCCAAATGCTACCGAAGCAGATGTCCTCTCTATGATTAGTATGAGTAGTGAATTTGATAGTATAAAATTTCGGGAAGATGAATCTGCTGAATTAACCAGGTTGATGGAAAGTTCTGTGGAGTGTCAGGTTGGAGGTAGTTTGGATACCGCCTCCGGTAAAACTAATGTTTTGCTTCAAGCTTATATTTCTCAAAGCAGAATTTTTGATTCTGCTTTATCGTCAGATTCAAATTACATTGCTCAAAATGCTACTAGAATATGTAGGGCGTTATTTTTAATAGGTATCAATCGTAGATGGGGTAATTTCTCGAAAGTTATGTTAGATATATGTAAGTCTATTGAGAAACGAGTATGGGCGTTTGATCATCCGTTAAGTCAATTTGAACTACCAATTCCGattattaaacaaataaGAGAGAAAAGTCCcacaatgaattatttacgAGACTTAGAGCCCCAAGAAATTGGTGAATTAATTCACAATAGAGGCATGGGAGGTAAACTTTATAGATTGGTTGAGATATTCCctaaaatttcaatctCTGCTGAAATATTCCCTATCACTTCAAATGTTATGAGAATCAAAACCAATTTAGAACCAGATTTTAAATGGGATTACAAATTCCATGGTGAtatacaatttttttggGTTATGATAGAagaatcaaataaatcacAGGTGTtacattttgaaaagtaCATTTTAAGAAAATCCCAAATGGGTTCTGTACACGAAATGGATTTCATGATCCCACTATCAGATCCATTACCTCCACAAGTTGTAGTTAAAGTGGTCTCTGATACTTGGATTGGATGTGTTTCAACATATCCAATATCATTCCAACATTTAATAAGACCATACAATGAAACGATTCAGACCAAATTACAAAGGCTGAAACCATTACCGGTAAAGGCTTTGGATAACCATTTGGTTGAATCAATCTATCccttcaaatatttcaatccAATGCAAACAATGACTTTTCACACCTTATACCACtcaaatgaaaatgtttTCGTAGGATCACCAACTGGTTCTGGTAAAACTATTGTTGCAGAATTGGCTATTTGGCATGCATTCAAACAGTTTCCTGGAAAGaaaattgtttatattGCACCTATGAAAGCATTAGTTCGTGAAAGAGTTGATGACtggaagaaaaaaattacgCCTGTTACTGGTGACAAAGTCGTTGAATTGACTGGTGATTCTATTCCGGATCCCCGTGATATTCGAGATTCTACAATTGTTATCACAACTCCAGAAAAATTTGATGGTATATCTCGTAATTGGCAGACACGTAAATttgttcaaaatatttctttggTTATTATGGATGAAATTCATTTACTAGCCAGTGATCGTGGTCCAATTTTAGAAATGATTGTGAGTCGTATGAATTATATTGCTTCACAAACTAAAAATCCAATCCGTCTATTAGGTATGTCTACTGCTGTATCAAACGCACATGATATGGCAGGTTGGTTAGGCGTCAAAGAAAATGGTTTGTTTAACTTCCCATCTAGTATTAGACCAGTACCGCTAAATATGTATATCGATGGTTTTCAAGATAATTTAGCATATTGTCCATTGATGAAAACCATGAATAAACCAGCATTTATGGCAATTAAACAACATTCACCCGATAAACCAGCCTtgatttttgtttcttcacGTAGACAAACTAGATTAACAGCTTTAGATCTAATCCATCTTTGTGGTATGGAAGACAATCCAAGaagatttttgaatattgaagatgatgCTGAATtgcaatattatatttctaaAGTTACTGATGATACTCTTAAATTATCTCTTCAATTTGGTATTGGGTTACATCATGCTGGTTTGGTTGAGGAAGATCGTGATTTATCACATCACTTGTttcaacaaaataaaatacaaattttgGTTGCGACCTCTACATTAGCATGGGGTGTTAATTTACCAGCACATCTTGTTGTCATTAAAGGCActcaatattttgataaaaaagTTCAAGGTTACGTTGATATGGATTTGACAGatattcttcaaatgatGGGTAGAGCAGGTAGACCAGCTTATGATACCACGGGTACAGCGATTGTATATACTCGTGaaaataagaaattattttacaaGCATTTTCTAAATGTTGGTTTCCCAGTGGAATCTTCTTTACACAAAGTACTAGAAGATCATTTAGGTGCTGAAATTAATTCTGGAACTGTTGCTAATAAACAGCAAGCGATTGAGTTCTTGAAATATACCTTTTTCTTTCGTAGAGCTTATCATAATCCAACTTATTACGGAATTTTAGAAGATACTTCTGCAGCAGGTATCCACAAATTCATGAGTAATCTAATTGACAGGAGTCTTGAACAGTTAGAACTTTCTGATTGTGTCaatatttacaataatgatataGAGCCGACACCATTTTTAAGTGTTGCttcatattattatatatctcATAAGACAGTTCGTACATTATTGGTTGAGGTTGATAACAATGCTAAGTTTGTAGATGTGTTGAAGTGGTTATCTTTAGCagaagaatataatgaattaccTGTTAGAGGTGGTGAAACAATCATGAATGAGGAAATGTCAGCACAATTAAGATATCCAGCTGAGACTATCTTTACTGGTGTTTTTGCAAAGCCTATACATGACACACATGTTAAAGCCTTTTTATTACTACAAGCTCATTTAAGCAGAGTAGATCTCCCAATTGCGGATTATATCCAAGACACGGTCTCTATCTTAGATCAATCTTTAAGAATCTTACAAGCCTTTGTTGATATTGCCAGTGAGTTAGGCTATTTTAACACCGTCAGAACGATAATTAAAGTTATTCAATGCATAAAACAAGGATATTGGTTTGAAGATGATTCTTCTACAGCTCTTCCAGGTTGTATATTGAAGAGATTAGATAATATCCAATTCAATGAACAAGGTTTCAGAATCGATACTAATGATAACCCTAGAAATAATGGCTTAAACTTAGAAAAGATCGGAAAAATGGGGTATGGTAAGTTAAAAGGCCTTGCTGCTAAAATGGATGTGAAATGTTTAGAATTACCagaaaattcaagaaaACATGCTAATAAGGCGCTAGACATTGATGAGTTAAACGAGAGAACTgtgaaaaaatttatagatGTCTGTACTAAACTCCCAGTGTTAACGGATATTAAGTTTACAGATCAAACTGACGCTTCAAAATTGGTCTTAACAGCCAAGCATTATTCTAATAGATCAAATAGAGAATTTCAAGTTTATTGTGACAAATTTCCTAAGATGCAAAAAGAATCATGGTTTTGTATTGGTTATAAAGGTAATGAATTGCATATGATCAAAAGATGTCATCCACAAGAGAGTCGCGCTGATAAGAATAACAAAGTTGTTGAAATAGTATGCGACTTCATAGTTCCAGAAGAACTGCAAGGACAAACTCTTTATTTTGTGTTGATTAACGATGCCTTGGATATTGAATACAAACTTCAACACACTTTGAAGTAA
- the TPHA0A05500 gene encoding DUF2406 domain-containing protein (similar to Saccharomyces cerevisiae YGR273C and YMR295C; ancestral locus Anc_5.29) yields the protein MMHFRKKSNMSNGSGGEGDVKITKEDQDRLKVRTASVADPILEAVHEAQPFEQAGGYADNLRQSYYSQEGDVLLDVFGQPIHNPDISNPTRARDERPLDTIRSFEYAISGDPTWGQQLETPQYGFRVRPDFPSFGNGNPYDNEGRPIQQQSNQMYGEQGVYQAPQPSALGEGQTKKKKKFGLFGKKKK from the coding sequence ATGATGCATTTTAGAAAAAAGTCAAATATGAGTAATGGTAGTGGTGGTGAAGGAGACGTGAAGATTACCAAGGAGGATCAGGATAGATTGAAGGTGAGAACCGCCTCTGTTGCCGATCCTATTCTAGAAGCTGTGCATGAAGCGCAGCCTTTTGAACAAGCTGGTGGTTACGCTGACAACCTAAGACAGTCGTACTATTCCCAAGAAGGTGACGTTCTACTAGATGTGTTTGGCCAACCTATTCACAACCCAGATATTTCTAATCCAACAAGAGCAAGAGATGAAAGACCTTTAGACACAATAAGGAGTTTTGAATATGCTATATCGGGAGATCCAACTTGGGGACAACAGTTGGAGACTCCACAATATGGGTTCAGAGTTAGACCTGATTTCCCATCATTTGGTAATGGTAACCCATACGATAACGAAGGTAGACCCATCCAACAGCAAAGCAACCAAATGTATGGTGAACAAGGTGTTTATCAAGCGCCACAACCAAGTGCTCTAGGAGAAGGCCAaacaaagaagaagaagaagtttGGTCTATTCGgtaagaagaagaaatag
- the GOT1 gene encoding Got1p (similar to Saccharomyces cerevisiae GOT1 (YMR292W); ancestral locus Anc_5.35), with protein sequence MMFFDRALLALGNILFLAGIYLIIGPAKTYVFFSKPTKRRGSVLFLFGIFLILVKWTFIGFVIELLGIMGLFGDFFGIIVQFLRSLPVIGPILSHPAVSPIVDKLAGIRTLPV encoded by the coding sequence ATGATGTTTTTCGACCGTGCTTTACTAGCTTTAGGTAACATTTTGTTCTTAGCTGGTATATATCTAATCATTGGTCCTGCAAAAACCTATGTATTTTTCTCAAAACCAACTAAGAGAAGAGGTTCTGTGTTGTTTTTATTCggtatatttttaattttggtCAAATGGACGTTCATAGGTTTTGTAATCGAATTACTTGGTATAATGGGCTTATTCGGTGACTTCTTTGGTATCATCGTTCAGTTCTTAAGATCATTGCCAGTTATTGGCCCAATTTTATCACATCCAGCTGTATCTCCTATTGTTGATAAATTAGCTGGTATTAGAACTTTACCAGTGTAG
- the LCB1 gene encoding serine C-palmitoyltransferase LCB1 (similar to Saccharomyces cerevisiae LCB1 (YMR296C); ancestral locus Anc_5.28), translating into MDSVSQGLPKSIPIPAFLVNSFSLFIYTMNNYVPGGYLVIEYVKKSHHDDPYRTIVELLLFLYGVVYYLSKPKQSKKTLQNSKEKYNSLSKNEIDMLIDEWTPEAIVDDSEIVEESKWRLAKIPVMDSNGIKKYLNMTRDEGKESYKNVFNMSSNNSLALSYTSKEITDEVNKTIKNYGVGACGPAGFYGNQDVHYRLEYDLSEFFGVEGACLYGQDFCVAASALPAFNKRGDIIVADNQISLSLQNALQLSRSTLYYYEHNNMESLENLLKDINDSIASEKLPDIPRKFIVTEGLFANSGDIANLPELAKLKYKYKFRLVVEETLSLGVLGATGRGLSEFYKMNRANSIDITFGSMATAFGSSGGFVLGDRHMTFHQHISSNAYCFSASLPAYTTRIVSKTLEILRRDNSSVSKLNELSKLLHSKFMSSDELSKYVIIKSNENSPILHFELRADFREKNFEYTKEQLYEKLSILQRRGFTTMFFDEYEDEEVFLQKIVDSVLENFNILISRRQIMLKHETLPILPGIRVSVTADMTSEEVSTSADSIIQTVLELCSSL; encoded by the coding sequence ATGGATAGTGTCTCCCAAGGTCTGCCTAAGTCCATACCTATTCCTGCCTTTTTGGTGAACAGTTTCTCACTGTTCATCTATACAATGAACAATTACGTTCCCGGCGGATATTTAGTGATCGAATACGTCAAAAAGTCTCACCATGACGACCCTTATAGAACCATTGTAgaattgttgttgtttctATATGGTGTTGTTTACTATTTATCAAAACCAAAACAATCAAAGAAAACTTTACAGAACtctaaagaaaaatataatagtttatctaaaaatgaaatcGATATGTTGATCGACGAATGGACCCCAGAAGCAATTGTTGATGATTCTGAAATAGTCGAAGAATCAAAGTGGAGATTAGCAAAGATACCTGTTATGGACTCAAATGGTATCAAGAAATATCTGAATATGACCAGAGATGAAGGAAAAGAATCTTACAAAAACGTTTTCAACATGAGTTCCAATAATTCGTTGGCGCTATCTTACACCAGCAAAGAGATCACCGACGAAGTCAACAAGACTATTAAAAACTATGGTGTTGGTGCATGTGGTCCAGCTGGGTTTTACGGTAACCAAGATGTTCACTACAGACTGGAATATGATCTTTCTGAGTTTTTCGGTGTCGAAGGTGCCTGTCTATACGGTCAAGATTTTTGTGTTGCTGCTTCTGCTTTACCTGCTTTCAACAAGAGAGgtgatattattgttgcCGATAATCAAATCTCATTGAGTTTACAAAACGCTTTACAATTGAGTAGATCCACtctatattattatgaACATAACAATATGGAATCTTTGGAAAATTTACTAAAAGATATCAACGATTCAATTGCTTCTGAAAAATTGCCTGATATCCCCAGGAAATTCATTGTCACCGAAGGTCTTTTCGCAAATTCTGGTGACATTGCAAACTTACCTGAGCTAGCCAAATTGAAATACAAGTATAAGTTTAGATTAGTCGTCGAAGAGACTTTATCTCTTGGTGTTTTAGGTGCCACCGGCAGAGGGTTGTCCGAATTCTACAAAATGAATAGAGCTAATTCTATTGATATCACTTTTGGTTCTATGGCTACTGCTTTCGGTTCCAGTGGTGGGTTTGTGTTGGGTGATCGTCACATGACCTTCCACCAACATATTAGTTCTAATGCCTACTGTTTCTCCGCTTCCCTGCCTGCATACACCACCAGAATTGTTTCCAAGACATTAGAGATATTGAGAAGAGACAACTCTAGCGTTTCGAAATTAAATGAGCTATCAAAGCTTTTACACAGTAAATTCATGTCTAGTGACGAACTTTCCAAATACGTTATCATCAAGTCTAACGAGAACTCACCAATCTTGCATTTTGAATTAAGAGCTGATTTCAGAGAGAAGAACTTCGAGTACACCAAAGAGCAGCtatatgaaaaattaagCATCCTGCAAAGAAGAGGCTTCACCACAATGTTCTTCGACGAGTACGAGGACGAGGAAGTGTTTTTACAAAAGATTGTGGACTCTGTATTGGAAAACTTCAATATCTTGATCAGCAGAAGGCAGATCATGCTAAAGCACGAGACCTTGCCTATCTTACCAGGCATCAGAGTTTCCGTAACAGCCGACATGACCAGCGAAGAGGTGAGCACCTCTGCTGATTCCATCATCCAGACTGTCCTCGAATTGTGCAGCTCCTTATAA